In Archocentrus centrarchus isolate MPI-CPG fArcCen1 chromosome 24, fArcCen1, whole genome shotgun sequence, one DNA window encodes the following:
- the LOC115774769 gene encoding galectin-3 isoform X2 translates to MDVSTSSNSQISTLHSDALCGSCPSSGSAPQASSLWPSLPPSGAGFPAWPGQATQPAPCWTGQPNTPCWPGTQPAPVSVPTPISVPAPVQVITPPPAPTTTVVPAPTAVQPCQPCWPGIQYQPPQPPAPIQAQLPNPTPAPVPGPATSIHPSVPGWPAHPGWPYNPGQSGWPGQNPSIMPPHWLPPTSGPLSVPYNLNLARGVYDKMMMTILGHVKPNAKMFTVNFLRGNDIAFHINPRFNEGAKQVVVRNHKLGERWGAEERDLKGPFPFALGSPFEMKILCTPEAFRVAVNNIPLFEFRHRIRELNQIDRINILHDVILTYINVETLP, encoded by the exons ATGGATGTAAGTACTTCATCAAATTCTCAGATCTCTACACTG CATTCTGATGCTCTGTGTGGCAGCTGCCCGTCCTCTGGTTCTGCCCCACAGGCTAGCAGCCTTTGGCCCAGCCTGCCACCTTCTGGAGCTGGATTCCCAGCATGGCCAGGACAAGCCACTCAACCTGCACCATGCTGGACTGGCCAGCCAAACACACCCTGCTGGCCTGGGACACAACCAGCTCCAGTCTCTGTCCCTACTCCAATTTCAGTCCCAGCTCCTGTTCAAGTCATAACACCACCTCCTGCACCAACCACAACTGTAGTTCCAGCTCCAACTGCAGTGCAGCCCTGTCAGCCTTGCTGGCCAGGCATCCAGTACCAGCCTCCTCAGCCACCAGCTCCAATTCAAGCTCAACTGCCAAATCCAACTCCAGCTCCAGTGCCCGGACCTGCTACCAGCATCCATCCAAGTGTACCAGGCTGGCCTGCCCACCCTGGTTGGCCCTATAACCCGGGACAATCAGGATGGCCTGGACAGAATCCATCTATTATGCCTCCACACTGGCTTCCACCCACATCTGGACCTCTA AGTGTGCCGTACAACTTGAACCTGGCCCGAGGGGTGTACGACAAAATGATGATGACTATCTTGGGCCACGTGAAACCAAATGCTAAAAT GTTCACAGTGAACTTTCTGAGAGGCAACGACATTGCCTTTCACATCAACCCCCGCTTCAACGAGGGGGCCAAGCAGGTGGTCGTCCGCAACCACAAACTGGGTGAGCGCTGGGGCGCCGAAGAGAGGGACCTGAAGGGTCCCTTCCCTTTCGCACTTGGGAGCCCTTTTGAG ATGAAGATCCTGTGCACCCCCGAGGCCTTCAGGGTGGCGGTGAACAACATCCCACTGTTTGAGTTCCGTCACCGCATCAGAGAGCTCAACCAGATTGACAGAATCAACATCTTGCATGATGTCATCCTCACATACATCAATGTGGAGACGCTTCCTTAA
- the LOC115774769 gene encoding galectin-3 isoform X3, which produces MDHSDALCGSCPSSGSAPQASSLWPSLPPSGAGFPAWPGQATQPAPCWTGQPNTPCWPGTQPAPVSVPTPISVPAPVQVITPPPAPTTTVVPAPTAVQPCQPCWPGIQYQPPQPPAPIQAQLPNPTPAPVPGPATSIHPSVPGWPAHPGWPYNPGQSGWPGQNPSIMPPHWLPPTSGPLSVPYNLNLARGVYDKMMMTILGHVKPNAKMFTVNFLRGNDIAFHINPRFNEGAKQVVVRNHKLGERWGAEERDLKGPFPFALGSPFEMKILCTPEAFRVAVNNIPLFEFRHRIRELNQIDRINILHDVILTYINVETLP; this is translated from the exons ATGGAT CATTCTGATGCTCTGTGTGGCAGCTGCCCGTCCTCTGGTTCTGCCCCACAGGCTAGCAGCCTTTGGCCCAGCCTGCCACCTTCTGGAGCTGGATTCCCAGCATGGCCAGGACAAGCCACTCAACCTGCACCATGCTGGACTGGCCAGCCAAACACACCCTGCTGGCCTGGGACACAACCAGCTCCAGTCTCTGTCCCTACTCCAATTTCAGTCCCAGCTCCTGTTCAAGTCATAACACCACCTCCTGCACCAACCACAACTGTAGTTCCAGCTCCAACTGCAGTGCAGCCCTGTCAGCCTTGCTGGCCAGGCATCCAGTACCAGCCTCCTCAGCCACCAGCTCCAATTCAAGCTCAACTGCCAAATCCAACTCCAGCTCCAGTGCCCGGACCTGCTACCAGCATCCATCCAAGTGTACCAGGCTGGCCTGCCCACCCTGGTTGGCCCTATAACCCGGGACAATCAGGATGGCCTGGACAGAATCCATCTATTATGCCTCCACACTGGCTTCCACCCACATCTGGACCTCTA AGTGTGCCGTACAACTTGAACCTGGCCCGAGGGGTGTACGACAAAATGATGATGACTATCTTGGGCCACGTGAAACCAAATGCTAAAAT GTTCACAGTGAACTTTCTGAGAGGCAACGACATTGCCTTTCACATCAACCCCCGCTTCAACGAGGGGGCCAAGCAGGTGGTCGTCCGCAACCACAAACTGGGTGAGCGCTGGGGCGCCGAAGAGAGGGACCTGAAGGGTCCCTTCCCTTTCGCACTTGGGAGCCCTTTTGAG ATGAAGATCCTGTGCACCCCCGAGGCCTTCAGGGTGGCGGTGAACAACATCCCACTGTTTGAGTTCCGTCACCGCATCAGAGAGCTCAACCAGATTGACAGAATCAACATCTTGCATGATGTCATCCTCACATACATCAATGTGGAGACGCTTCCTTAA
- the LOC115774769 gene encoding galectin-3 isoform X1, with translation MDLVSSILSTLSLPRISILAPDPSLSPSSPSPPPPSQHSDALCGSCPSSGSAPQASSLWPSLPPSGAGFPAWPGQATQPAPCWTGQPNTPCWPGTQPAPVSVPTPISVPAPVQVITPPPAPTTTVVPAPTAVQPCQPCWPGIQYQPPQPPAPIQAQLPNPTPAPVPGPATSIHPSVPGWPAHPGWPYNPGQSGWPGQNPSIMPPHWLPPTSGPLSVPYNLNLARGVYDKMMMTILGHVKPNAKMFTVNFLRGNDIAFHINPRFNEGAKQVVVRNHKLGERWGAEERDLKGPFPFALGSPFEMKILCTPEAFRVAVNNIPLFEFRHRIRELNQIDRINILHDVILTYINVETLP, from the exons ATGGAT TTGGTGTCCTCCATCCTGTCCACCCTCTCCCTCCCACGTATTTCCATCCTGGCTCCTGAcccttctctttctccatcttccccctctcctcctcctccgtctcAGCATTCTGATGCTCTGTGTGGCAGCTGCCCGTCCTCTGGTTCTGCCCCACAGGCTAGCAGCCTTTGGCCCAGCCTGCCACCTTCTGGAGCTGGATTCCCAGCATGGCCAGGACAAGCCACTCAACCTGCACCATGCTGGACTGGCCAGCCAAACACACCCTGCTGGCCTGGGACACAACCAGCTCCAGTCTCTGTCCCTACTCCAATTTCAGTCCCAGCTCCTGTTCAAGTCATAACACCACCTCCTGCACCAACCACAACTGTAGTTCCAGCTCCAACTGCAGTGCAGCCCTGTCAGCCTTGCTGGCCAGGCATCCAGTACCAGCCTCCTCAGCCACCAGCTCCAATTCAAGCTCAACTGCCAAATCCAACTCCAGCTCCAGTGCCCGGACCTGCTACCAGCATCCATCCAAGTGTACCAGGCTGGCCTGCCCACCCTGGTTGGCCCTATAACCCGGGACAATCAGGATGGCCTGGACAGAATCCATCTATTATGCCTCCACACTGGCTTCCACCCACATCTGGACCTCTA AGTGTGCCGTACAACTTGAACCTGGCCCGAGGGGTGTACGACAAAATGATGATGACTATCTTGGGCCACGTGAAACCAAATGCTAAAAT GTTCACAGTGAACTTTCTGAGAGGCAACGACATTGCCTTTCACATCAACCCCCGCTTCAACGAGGGGGCCAAGCAGGTGGTCGTCCGCAACCACAAACTGGGTGAGCGCTGGGGCGCCGAAGAGAGGGACCTGAAGGGTCCCTTCCCTTTCGCACTTGGGAGCCCTTTTGAG ATGAAGATCCTGTGCACCCCCGAGGCCTTCAGGGTGGCGGTGAACAACATCCCACTGTTTGAGTTCCGTCACCGCATCAGAGAGCTCAACCAGATTGACAGAATCAACATCTTGCATGATGTCATCCTCACATACATCAATGTGGAGACGCTTCCTTAA